A window of Blastomonas sp. SL216 contains these coding sequences:
- a CDS encoding phosphatidate cytidylyltransferase — translation MVAADPVRRSLFGQDLAVRTVSGLVLVAIAGTALWLGGIAFWLLLMAGALAMQHEWAGLVGRMERRRLSMLALMAPLSMLSPFADGPGFLSLGFIIGGAFFIAAVDRGFRLATGVLYCALPVMALLYLRQQDNGFLLAFWTMATVWATDIGAYFAGRGIGGPKIAPTISPSKTWAGLAGGMTAALLFALLLREHFDLPYILVLASAPLAVIAQMGDFLESWMKRQAGVKDSGALIPGHGGILDRVDGLVPVAPVVATLVAANAFWALG, via the coding sequence TTGGTGGCCGCTGACCCCGTCCGGCGATCGCTATTCGGCCAGGATCTGGCAGTTCGCACGGTTTCCGGCCTGGTGCTGGTCGCGATTGCAGGGACCGCGCTCTGGCTCGGGGGGATCGCCTTCTGGCTGCTGCTGATGGCGGGTGCGCTCGCCATGCAGCATGAATGGGCGGGGCTGGTCGGGCGGATGGAGCGCCGCCGCCTGTCGATGCTGGCGCTGATGGCTCCGCTGTCGATGCTCTCGCCATTTGCCGATGGCCCGGGCTTTCTCTCGCTTGGCTTCATCATCGGTGGCGCGTTCTTCATCGCCGCAGTCGATCGCGGATTCCGCCTCGCAACGGGCGTGCTCTACTGCGCGCTGCCGGTGATGGCGCTGCTCTATCTGCGTCAGCAGGACAATGGTTTCCTCCTGGCGTTCTGGACGATGGCCACGGTCTGGGCGACCGATATCGGCGCCTATTTTGCCGGGCGCGGCATTGGCGGGCCCAAGATCGCGCCGACGATCAGCCCCAGCAAGACCTGGGCTGGCCTCGCCGGCGGCATGACCGCAGCACTGCTGTTCGCACTGCTGCTGCGCGAGCATTTCGACCTGCCCTATATCCTGGTGCTGGCCAGCGCACCGCTGGCGGTCATCGCGCAAATGGGGGATTTTCTGGAAAGCTGGATGAAACGCCAGGCAGGCGTCAAGGATTCGGGCGCGCTGATCCCCGGCCATGGCGGAATCCTCGATCGGGTCGATGGACTCGTCCCGGTCGCGCCCGTCGTCGCAACGCTGGTTGCAGCCAACGCCTTTTGGGCGCTAGGATAA
- a CDS encoding isoprenyl transferase, with protein MAKACGVRHAAIIMDGNGRWASRRSLPRFVGHKQGVEAVRTTVRAARDMGLEALTLYAFSSENWKRPEDEISDLMGLLRHFIRADVDEFIANNVRLKIIGNYRALAPDLVEMIDDVVQRTAHNTGTTLVIALNYGAQDELVRAARALAAAAARGEISADSIEAAHIDAALDTSDLPPLDLLIRTSGEQRLSNFLLWQAAYAELYFTETLWPDFNGDSLAEALTTYATRERRFGGR; from the coding sequence ATGGCCAAGGCGTGCGGAGTGCGCCATGCCGCCATCATCATGGATGGCAATGGCCGCTGGGCTTCCCGGCGCAGCCTGCCCCGCTTTGTCGGCCACAAGCAGGGCGTGGAGGCGGTGCGCACCACGGTCCGCGCCGCGCGCGACATGGGGCTGGAAGCGCTGACGCTCTACGCCTTTTCCTCGGAAAACTGGAAGCGCCCGGAAGACGAGATTTCGGACCTGATGGGGCTGCTGCGCCACTTCATTCGCGCCGATGTCGACGAATTCATTGCCAACAACGTGCGGCTCAAGATCATCGGCAATTACCGTGCGCTTGCGCCCGATCTGGTCGAGATGATCGATGATGTCGTGCAACGCACCGCGCATAACACCGGCACGACCCTGGTCATCGCGCTCAACTATGGCGCGCAGGACGAGCTGGTTCGCGCCGCCCGCGCATTGGCCGCAGCTGCCGCACGGGGCGAGATTTCTGCCGATTCCATCGAAGCGGCGCATATCGATGCCGCGCTCGACACCAGCGATCTGCCGCCGCTCGATCTGCTGATCCGCACCTCGGGCGAACAGCGGCTCAGCAATTTCCTGCTCTGGCAGGCAGCCTATGCCGAGCTGTATTTCACCGAAACGCTCTGGCCCGATTTCAACGGCGACAGCCTGGCCGAAGCCCTGACCACCTATGCCACCCGCGAAAGGCGCTTTGGTGGCCGCTGA